A genome region from Chryseobacterium sp. G0186 includes the following:
- a CDS encoding ferritin-like domain-containing protein, which produces MKKMIHVSNQGATLDTSRRNFLKLGGVGLAIAGLTLVGCDNDDDFQFGDNNQIFDLGTGDVGILNYAYALEQLEADFYTKVVNNFYTGISSVEKEIFTDLYHHEVIHRDFFKAAISGATQNVLPKLEFQYANVNFNDRNSVLATAKALEDTGVAAYNGAGKYITNPDYLVIAGKIVSVEARHASAIRNLINPGTTAFSGDDVVDANGLDLAKEPKDIVAAAGGFIKTRFTWKERGIN; this is translated from the coding sequence ATGAAAAAAATGATTCATGTTTCTAATCAGGGGGCTACCCTTGATACAAGCAGAAGAAACTTCCTGAAATTAGGAGGCGTGGGGTTGGCTATTGCCGGACTTACCCTGGTAGGCTGTGATAATGATGATGACTTTCAGTTTGGAGATAATAATCAGATTTTTGACCTTGGAACGGGTGATGTGGGCATATTGAATTATGCTTATGCCCTTGAGCAACTGGAGGCAGACTTTTATACCAAAGTAGTCAATAATTTTTACACCGGAATTTCCAGCGTAGAAAAAGAAATATTTACAGATCTCTATCATCATGAGGTTATCCATCGGGATTTCTTTAAGGCGGCCATCAGTGGTGCTACCCAAAATGTACTGCCTAAACTGGAATTCCAGTATGCTAATGTCAATTTTAATGATAGAAATTCTGTACTCGCGACTGCAAAAGCATTGGAAGATACAGGGGTAGCAGCTTATAACGGTGCCGGAAAATATATTACCAATCCGGATTACCTTGTTATTGCAGGTAAGATCGTTTCAGTGGAAGCCAGACATGCTTCTGCTATCAGAAACCTGATTAATCCGGGAACCACTGCTTTTTCGGGAGACGATGTAGTGGATGCTAATGGTCTTGATCTTGCCAAGGAGCCAAAAGACATTGTCGCGGCTGCAGGAGGATTTATAAAAACCCGTTTCACCTGGAAAGAAAGAGGAATTAATTAA
- a CDS encoding fasciclin domain-containing protein: protein MDTKSKIAVFAMVALSFAFSGKVTAQTMKEKTVMVGGAPMYPSKNIIENAVNSKDHKTLVAAVKAAGLVETLQGAGPFTVLAPTDAAFAKLPKGTVENLVKPENKAMLTSILTYHVLPGKYSAKDIWAAVKMGKGKSMMKTVQGEELTFWTKGKDLYVSDTKGNSAKVTIADVNQSNGVIHVIDTVLMP, encoded by the coding sequence ATGGACACAAAATCAAAAATCGCAGTTTTCGCAATGGTAGCTTTATCATTTGCATTCAGTGGAAAGGTAACTGCACAAACGATGAAAGAAAAAACAGTAATGGTAGGAGGCGCCCCTATGTATCCGTCTAAGAATATTATAGAGAATGCCGTAAACTCCAAAGACCATAAAACACTTGTAGCAGCAGTAAAAGCAGCAGGGTTGGTAGAAACATTACAGGGAGCCGGTCCTTTCACAGTATTGGCACCTACAGATGCTGCATTTGCAAAACTTCCGAAAGGGACCGTGGAAAATCTTGTAAAACCTGAAAATAAGGCTATGCTTACAAGTATATTAACGTATCATGTTCTGCCTGGAAAATACAGTGCTAAAGATATATGGGCAGCTGTAAAAATGGGTAAAGGAAAAAGTATGATGAAAACAGTACAGGGCGAAGAGCTTACTTTCTGGACAAAAGGAAAAGATCTTTATGTAAGCGATACTAAAGGAAATAGTGCAAAAGTAACCATCGCTGATGTCAATCAGTCTAATGGTGTAATTCATGTGATAGATACGGTTTTGATGCCGTAG
- the msrB gene encoding peptide-methionine (R)-S-oxide reductase MsrB, producing MLICCTAIAVGKYQAQTDQFKTKNPYYSRTAENTLRISNTEWKKILKPELYQVAREGATETAFTGKYYEFDEKGTYYCAVCGNALFLSTSKFATTCGWPSFYQPLRKNSVKYRKDTSYNMVRSEVLCGRCDSHLGHIFDDGPKPTGKRFCMNSVCLDFIPFKKNK from the coding sequence ATGCTCATCTGCTGTACTGCTATTGCTGTTGGAAAATATCAGGCACAGACAGATCAATTTAAAACCAAAAACCCTTATTACTCCCGCACTGCAGAAAATACATTGCGCATAAGTAATACAGAATGGAAGAAGATTTTGAAACCGGAACTCTATCAGGTGGCCAGAGAAGGAGCTACAGAGACTGCTTTTACGGGAAAATATTATGAATTTGATGAAAAGGGAACCTATTATTGTGCGGTCTGTGGAAATGCATTGTTTCTCTCTACCTCCAAATTTGCCACTACCTGTGGTTGGCCCTCTTTTTATCAGCCACTCCGTAAAAACAGTGTGAAGTATAGAAAAGATACCTCTTATAACATGGTGCGATCAGAAGTTTTATGCGGAAGATGCGATTCTCATCTGGGACATATTTTCGATGACGGTCCAAAACCCACAGGAAAACGGTTCTGTATGAACTCTGTTTGTCTTGATTTCATTCCTTTTAAGAAAAATAAATAA
- a CDS encoding RNA polymerase sigma factor: protein MYGIIFRIVQSKEYTEEVIQDVFVKIWNSIHQYDSSKGRFYTWMINIARNTAIDYLKSKGFQNELKNQSLPDFVYNTADLSTHNNSSDYIGFNNVLEGLEADKQKLINMAYYQGYTQNEISEKLKIPLGTVKTKMRSALMKLKDLLKDYQ, encoded by the coding sequence TTGTACGGAATTATCTTTCGTATTGTTCAGTCTAAAGAATATACTGAAGAAGTAATTCAGGATGTCTTTGTTAAAATATGGAATTCAATTCATCAGTATGACTCCTCTAAAGGGAGATTTTACACCTGGATGATCAATATAGCCCGCAATACAGCGATAGACTATTTAAAGTCTAAAGGATTTCAGAATGAGCTCAAAAACCAATCGCTCCCAGATTTCGTATATAATACTGCAGACCTTTCAACCCACAACAATTCGTCCGATTATATTGGATTTAATAATGTGCTTGAAGGGTTGGAAGCTGATAAGCAGAAACTTATCAACATGGCTTATTACCAAGGGTATACTCAAAATGAGATATCTGAAAAACTGAAGATACCGCTTGGAACCGTAAAAACAAAAATGCGGAGCGCACTGATGAAATTAAAGGATTTGCTAAAAGATTATCAATAA
- a CDS encoding anti-sigma factor domain-containing protein, producing MNTKEYISSGIIESYILGHASPEEAGILECVMKNNAEVKAAFEEAQKTLENLATAQAMTPPRDLKSKIWNKIQQEQSTDEMSISAPVQIPTAEDQERNETKVEIKRTTNWKTYAVAASVLFLLSIAGNLFWINNQASTKQEFAKLTAEKESQNVAMQKMNLKLNMLSNPDMQIVMLKGVEKHKDAKAIVFWDKKTREVYLNAESLPKAPTGMQYQLWAIEDGKPVSAGMYSEDKDSQTALASISKAQAFAITLEKEGGSAAPTMENMYVMGGI from the coding sequence TTGAACACTAAAGAATACATATCATCCGGAATTATAGAATCTTATATTCTAGGCCACGCTTCTCCTGAGGAAGCTGGAATTTTGGAGTGTGTGATGAAGAATAATGCTGAAGTAAAAGCGGCTTTTGAAGAAGCCCAGAAAACTTTGGAAAATCTCGCTACAGCACAGGCTATGACACCTCCACGTGATTTGAAGTCCAAGATCTGGAATAAAATTCAGCAGGAGCAATCTACTGACGAAATGTCTATTTCTGCCCCTGTACAAATTCCGACAGCAGAAGATCAAGAAAGAAATGAAACCAAAGTAGAAATTAAGAGAACTACAAATTGGAAAACGTATGCTGTTGCAGCCTCAGTTTTATTCCTTCTAAGTATTGCCGGAAATCTATTTTGGATCAATAATCAGGCTTCAACGAAGCAGGAATTCGCAAAACTGACCGCTGAAAAAGAATCTCAGAATGTAGCTATGCAAAAAATGAACCTGAAACTTAATATGCTTTCAAACCCAGACATGCAGATCGTCATGCTAAAAGGAGTAGAAAAGCATAAAGATGCCAAAGCAATAGTTTTCTGGGACAAAAAAACGAGAGAAGTTTATCTCAACGCAGAAAGTCTTCCAAAGGCTCCAACAGGAATGCAATATCAGCTTTGGGCTATTGAAGACGGAAAACCCGTAAGTGCGGGAATGTACTCTGAAGATAAAGACAGCCAGACTGCATTAGCCAGTATTTCAAAGGCACAGGCTTTTGCCATTACCCTTGAAAAAGAAGGCGGAAGCGCTGCCCCTACTATGGAAAACATGTATGTAATGGGAGGAATATAG
- a CDS encoding GMC oxidoreductase, whose translation MSEKDNKKDVIIVGTGIAGSLIAKLLSDHVFDTEKGKMIHRADAKKTGKIRELSILMFEAGLEAGLELDSVSSMTTYNEYVRTFYRKEAKVPNSPYPNLKQAPSPDVLDMTQINPPFPDKKGYLVQFGPMPFASDSIRIGGGTTLHWLGTTPRMLPNDFRLTEKYGIKIDHPNSKEKTPIDWPLEYDDLKPYYEMAEFEIGVSGDVSKQEYPISENMKEYYGDYVFPMEEIPQSYMDQKIIDGLAGTSVQLNFEDIPLLMVPSPQGRNSTPNPRYGNTRIIKAENINGAYKLVLDSSGKEEYKALGSVWNPYMGERCEGNASCVPICPVQAKYNALKTLKKALYKVNENDNLKRNPYLDIKAQSVVYKLSVDQNDGEKISKIHLRRYISKEKTDFIEEVVNTSDAIVILAANALENPKILLNSKYTIEKHGQKIDKVVANRSDQVGRNLMDHMVMLTWGLFPEPVYPYRGPGSTTNISSFRDGNFRGDFSAWISPLDNWGWGWPAFSPGSDVAEFIGDGLFGEDLKDALTDRLSRQVLFHFEIEQLPHPNNRITINDQYMDVMGIPRPVIHYELTDYEKKGMEQAKLASDQMFTRLGIRDFTTYNATDNNTVVYNNVRYSYNGAGHIVGTHRMGSTPDNSVTNSYCKSWDHPNLYIVGAGNMTTLGTSNPTLTLSAFTIRSVESILTDLEIQLKK comes from the coding sequence ATGAGCGAAAAAGATAACAAAAAAGATGTGATCATTGTGGGAACAGGGATCGCAGGATCATTGATTGCAAAACTTTTAAGTGATCATGTATTTGACACTGAAAAAGGAAAAATGATTCACCGTGCAGATGCCAAAAAAACAGGCAAAATTCGTGAATTATCCATTCTTATGTTTGAAGCTGGCCTTGAGGCTGGTCTGGAACTGGATTCGGTATCATCTATGACGACCTACAATGAGTATGTACGTACTTTTTATAGAAAAGAAGCCAAGGTTCCGAATTCTCCTTATCCTAACTTAAAGCAGGCTCCCTCTCCGGATGTTTTGGATATGACCCAGATCAACCCGCCATTCCCTGATAAAAAAGGATATTTGGTTCAGTTTGGCCCGATGCCTTTTGCAAGTGATTCCATCAGAATAGGAGGCGGAACAACACTTCACTGGCTGGGAACAACACCAAGAATGCTTCCGAATGACTTCAGACTTACAGAAAAGTACGGGATTAAAATAGATCATCCCAATTCAAAGGAAAAAACACCTATCGACTGGCCTTTAGAATACGATGACTTAAAACCTTATTATGAAATGGCAGAGTTTGAAATCGGGGTTTCGGGAGATGTTTCAAAACAGGAATACCCTATTTCTGAAAATATGAAAGAGTATTATGGAGACTATGTTTTCCCTATGGAGGAAATTCCTCAAAGTTATATGGATCAGAAAATTATTGATGGTCTTGCAGGCACGAGTGTTCAGTTAAATTTTGAAGACATTCCGTTATTGATGGTTCCCTCTCCTCAGGGGAGAAACTCCACCCCCAATCCAAGATACGGAAATACAAGGATCATTAAAGCTGAAAACATAAACGGAGCTTACAAACTGGTTCTGGACAGTTCAGGAAAAGAAGAATATAAGGCTCTTGGCTCTGTCTGGAATCCTTATATGGGCGAGCGATGTGAGGGAAACGCTTCCTGTGTCCCGATCTGTCCGGTTCAGGCAAAATACAACGCCTTAAAAACATTAAAAAAGGCACTTTATAAAGTCAATGAAAATGACAACCTAAAACGAAACCCTTATCTTGATATCAAGGCCCAGAGTGTTGTTTACAAACTGAGTGTAGATCAGAATGACGGAGAAAAAATATCAAAGATTCACCTGAGAAGATACATTTCAAAAGAGAAAACAGATTTCATTGAGGAAGTGGTGAATACATCAGATGCCATCGTAATTCTGGCCGCTAATGCGCTTGAAAATCCAAAAATTTTATTAAACTCAAAATACACTATTGAAAAGCACGGGCAAAAGATTGATAAAGTTGTTGCCAACCGAAGTGATCAGGTAGGAAGAAACTTAATGGATCATATGGTCATGCTGACTTGGGGGCTATTTCCGGAACCGGTTTATCCATACAGAGGACCAGGTTCTACGACCAATATTTCGTCTTTCCGTGATGGTAATTTCAGGGGCGATTTTTCAGCATGGATTTCTCCACTCGACAACTGGGGATGGGGCTGGCCGGCATTTTCTCCGGGATCAGATGTTGCAGAATTCATTGGAGACGGTCTTTTTGGGGAGGATTTAAAGGATGCTTTAACGGATAGACTTTCAAGACAGGTTCTATTCCATTTTGAAATTGAGCAGCTGCCACATCCCAACAACAGAATTACGATTAATGATCAGTATATGGATGTTATGGGCATTCCACGTCCCGTTATTCATTATGAACTGACAGATTATGAAAAGAAAGGCATGGAACAGGCTAAGCTGGCTTCAGATCAAATGTTTACAAGATTAGGCATTAGGGATTTCACTACCTATAATGCGACCGACAACAACACCGTTGTTTACAATAATGTGAGATATTCTTATAACGGAGCGGGCCACATTGTAGGAACTCACAGAATGGGATCTACTCCAGATAATTCTGTAACGAACAGCTACTGCAAATCCTGGGATCATCCCAATTTATACATCGTGGGAGCCGGAAATATGACTACACTAGGAACCTCCAACCCTACTTTAACCTTATCTGCATTTACCATCCGTTCGGTGGAATCTATCCTGACCGATTTGGAAATTCAACTTAAAAAATAA